Below is a genomic region from Telmatobacter sp. DSM 110680.
TCCTCGGGCGGAGGGGAGTCGGGCGTCGGACTATTCGTCATCCTGTTTCCTGCGCTGGCGGCCGACTTCGCCCAGGTCCTCAAGAACTTCAGGATCAAGGACGGGCGAACTGATCTTGTAGACGCCCATGGCCCACTTACCGAGATCGATCTTGCGGCAGCGGTCGCTGCAGAAAGGGAAGTCTTCGTCTTTGGCGGTGACGAGCATGCCGCAGGTGGGGCAATGCAGGAGCTTTGCGGATTTTTTCTTGGGGGCCATGGCTATTTTTGTGTTTTCAGCTTCATTGGATATCGTAACGCTGCGGATCGATGCTTGCAGTTTGACGGCAGCAGCAGGGCGACGCAGCGCGATGCAAAACTCTATCGAAGATTGAGGTTTAGCTTACAGAGGTCCGAAAACTACGCGGGCAACCAGGTCGTAGTCGTGCGCTTCAGTGATCTGGGCGCGATAGAACTTGCCAGCTTGGAGTTCATCGAGGTCACCGAAGTCGTTGATGTAGACTTTGCCGTCAATCTCCGGAGCGTGGAACTGGGTGCGGCCTTCCCAAAGCATGGAGGTTTCTTCGCTTTCGCCTTCTGCGAGGATTACGAGTTCGCGCCCGACCCACTGCTGCTTGGCACGCTTGGAAATCTTCTGCTGCAACTTCATCAGCTTGCGCTTGCGGGATTCGATGGTGCGCTTGGGCAGCTTGGCGTCGAGAGCGTGGGCTTTCGAACCTTCCTCATCGGAGTAGTTGAAGACGCCGAGCCAGTCGAACTTTGCATCGCTGATGAATTGCTCCAGAACTTCGTAGTCTGCGGAGGACTCACCGGGGAAGCCGACGATGAACGAGGTGCGCAAGGCGATGCCGGGAACGGCGGAGCGCACTTTTTCCAGTGTCTTGAGGAAGATGTCGGCGCCAGCGCCGCGCTTCATGCGCTTGAGTACGTCGGGCGAGGCGTGTTGGAGAGGAACGTCGAGATACTTGCAGATGTTGTCGTGCTTCGCCATGGTTTCGAGCAACTTGCCGGTGATGCGATTCGGGTAGGCGTAAAGGAAGCGCAACCAGCGGACGCCGTCGATCTTGGCCAGCGCATCGAGGAGGAGCGCGAGGCCGTCTTTCAAGCCGAGGTCTTCGCCGTAGCAGGTGGTGTCCTGGCCGATGAGGGTGATCTCCTGAACGCCGCTGGCGACGAGTTGCTGGGCTTCGGCGACGACGGATTCGAAGCGGCGCGAACGGAACTTGCCTCGGAGGTTGGGAATTACGCAGAAGGTGCAGGGATGATCGCAGCCTTCGGCGATCTTGATGTAGGCGGAGGTGCGGCCAGTGGAGATGTAGCGGGGAGTGTTTTCGTTGTAGAGATACGTGGGCAGTATGTGCGCTGCGCCTTGCCAGTCTTCACGGCTGAAGCGGCCTTGCTTTTCGCGCAGATCGCCTTCAGGACGGAACTCTGTCTTATGGGTGCCGGCGCCCGCTTCGCGGCCTTCGCGAATTTCTGCGTGGCCGCTTCCGCTGATGATGTTGAAGGGCGAGGGTATCGCAGTTTGTTGCGGTGCGATACCGGCGGCTTGAAGAATCGATTCGAGCTCGCCGGTGCCAACTACCGCATCGACTTCGGGAATGTTTTTGATGATCTCGTCGCGGTAGCGCTCAACTAGGCAACCGGCAACGATTAGTTTTTTGGCCGAGCCGGAGGTTTTCAAGCGGGCCATTTCAAGGATGGTGTCGACCGATTCCTGCTTGGCGGTGTCGATGAAACTGCAGGTATTAACGACGAGAATCTCCGCGTCTTCGGGACGTGCTGTCAGGCGCGCGCCGCCGCGATCCAGCAACCCCATCATGACTTCGGAGTCGACAAGATTCTTGGGGCAGCCTAACGAAATAAATCCCACGGAGGGAGCCGTGGGAAGGGAAGATTTGCTCACATCTTCATTCTATCAAGTTCACTTTTTTCCTGCTTTGACGGGGATCCCCGCTCCGGCAAGTACGCCTTTGGCATCTGCTGAATACGGGCCATTTGGGTCCAGTTCAAGGTATTTCTGGTAGGCATCGGCACATCCGGGCGGCAATACCATCTGCTGGGTCTTGGGATCGACGGTGGCTTTTGAAACGAGAGCCTGGCCCTTGAAGTAGTACATAGCGGCCCGGCTCGGATCGAGAGCGATGGCCTTCTCCGCGGCGGCGAGTTGCGCGTCGGAGTTACCCACCTGGAAGAAGGAGATTGTCTCGTTGCGGCGGTATTGCGCGGCCTGCACCGGGAACGAAGCAGCGGCGTTGTCGAAGGCTTCTAGCGCGTCTTTGAGCTTGCCTTCGTGGACGTAGATCTCTCCGAGACTCGCCCATGAAACGCCTTTGATATCGGGGGTGCGGCTCTGTGCGTTGTTGACTTCGCCGCCGACAGTGTTGCGCGTGTTGCGAGTGGCAGTAGGCGCGACCGCATCCCGCTTGTCGCTGCTTTGGTAGAAGTCCTGCGAGTGGGCTCGTTCATTCGAAGCGGGATCGACGCCAAGGGCCATCTTGAAGCTGTTTTCAGCTTCTGGATACTTCTTCAGGCCGAGTTGCGCGAGTCCCAGTTCAACCCAGGGCAATATGAGTTTGGGGTTGTCCGCTGTAACCTTTGCCATCATTGCTTCGGAATCGGCGAATCGTCTTTCGGCGGTGGCTTTTCGGGCCGCCACGATCGTTGCGTTGAGGGCTTCGGGATCTTTCTTGCCGGCGGGTACGGGCTCCTGGGTCCGAGCAACCCAGATGGTTGAAAGCAGAATTGCGGACAGAACGAGCGTCCTCATTCGGCACCTCAGAATGTGGGGTGGAAGCAGCAGCGAAAGTATACGCAAAGAACTTTAGAAGTGCCGGGAAATCAGGTCGCGGATGGGAGCCGGTGGCCAGTGCCGGATGATAAAATCTATCAGTGCCGGGTCCTACGCGACGTAATCCCGCCAAACCCGCCAGGTCCGGAAGGAAGCAACGGTAACGGGCTAGTACGGGCGCAGTAGGTCACCCGGTACTTTTTTGGCGCCGCGGGCAATGATTGCCTGACGGCGTTTTTGTGAGAGGCGCCGGGGTTGACTTTAGAGAATCTCGCCGCCGCAAGATGGTTTGTTGCCAGCGGAACGCCATGGTTGGCGCCGCAAGGAGAAAAGCATTGAGCCTCGCCGTGCGTCCCGTGGTGGGCAGGCGCGCCAAGATAAGCGCCCTTGGAACTTACGTACCTCCTCAAGTTCTAACCAACAAAGACCTTGAAAAAATGGTGGACACCAACGATCAGTGGATCGTGGAACGTACCGGCATCAAGGAACGCCATGTGCTCGCCGCCGGCAAAGGCGTAAGCGATATTTGCGTTGAGGCGGCGAAGAAGTGCCTGGCTGCGCGCGGCATCGAGCCCAGCGAAGTGGAAGTGATCATTGTGGGCACTGTGACGCCGGACATGATGTTTCCGTCGACCGCATGCCTGGTGCAGGACAAGATTGGGGCCAAGGGCGCTTGGGGATTCGACGTCTCAGCCGGGTGCTCGGGATTCGTATTCGCACTGCAGGCCGGAGTCAAGCTGGTTGAGAGCGGCGCTCAGTCCAAGGTCCTGGTGTGCGGCGCCGATGCCAACACTCGCATGACCGACTACACGGATCGCGCTACATGCGTGCTGTTTGGCGATGGTGGCGGGGCTGTATTGATTGAGCCTGCGGAAGAAGGCGAAATCGGCATGATCGATTTTGTGCATGAGATCGATGGTTCGGGGGGAGTGTCGCTGAATCTGCCAGCCGGCGGCAGCCTGAATCCGTCGACGCACGAGACGATCGACAAGAAGATGCACTTCATCCATCAGGACGGGCAGGCGGTTTACAAGTTCGCAGTTCGCAAGATGGCTGAAGCCACTACGAAGCTGCTGGAGCGCAACGGAGTGACCGGAGCTGATCTCGGTTGTTTCATCCCGCACCAGGCCAACAAGCGCATTATTACTTCAACTGCTGATCGTCTGGGCATGCCCGCTGATCGCGTGATTATCAATATCGAGAAGTACGGCAACACCTCGGCGGGAACGATTCCGCTGGCTATGGAGACGGCTGTCGAGGAAGGGAAGCTGAAGAAAGGCGACCTGGTGCTTATCGCCGCGGTTGGAGCCGGGTTTACGGTGGGGACGGCGCTTCTTCGCTGGGAGATCTGAGAACAGCTTTCAGCTATTAGCTTCCAGCTCTTAGCTGTTTTCTTGCCGACTGAGGATTTCGAGTCTTCCCGGAATTTGCCCTCTGCTAAACATTGAGCGAAATTGCGGGAAGATCGTACCCCGGCAATACGCATGTCTCTGCTGCCATTCGGAAGAATCCTCGCATGCCTTCTATGCATTCTTCATCCAGCACATAGTGAATGTTGGTGGTGAGATAGGTGCGGATTGTTCCTTCGGATAGGGGCAACTGACTGGACCACTGTTTCACCAGTGCATCAATGTTCTCCAGGCCGTGGTCGCGGGAGTGGATGAAATCCTCAGCAACGCGCTCGCTCAAGGGGCTGCCCGGCGTGGTCGCCCAGACTGCGGAGACAAAAGGAAGTCCAGTCAGATTTTTCCATTCGTGGGCCAAGTCGTGGTAGACCAGTTCTTCGCCTGTACGCTCGAATCTGTTCGCGCGCTCTTCCAAGGCCATCAGGGCCGGATCGCCGATCAGGATTGCAGCATCGGCGCGATCCAGCATTGCATCAAGGTCGGCAGTCATGGGAAGAAATGGAACGTCAGGATTTCTCCATTTGTGGAAGAGGATTCGCGAGTAGGCGATCGTTGTGCGGCTGGCCGTGTCGGCGGCGACGCTCCGCAGATCTGCCAGTGGCTGAGTTGCACGCCGAACCAGCAGAAGTGATCGGACTTTGTCTTTCGAGGCAATGGTGCAACCGGGCAGAATGCGGAGGCTGGGTGTGGTCGCGAGCGCAGCGATTGGCACCAGGCCTATGTCCGCAGTGCCATTTGCCAACTCGTCGGCACACTGCGCGGGGAGCATCCACTGGATGTCATAGCGCTGGGCGAGTTCTGCGTTCAAGGGTGGGTGCTCGAAGTCCCACATCAGCGGGGCGGGATTTAAAAACCGGATGGCAGCAACACGAAGCCGGCGATGCAAAGTTGAATTCACTCTATTCTTTAGATTATCAATCCGCGCTTAGGGATTCCCAAGATGCGTGTTCGCCGTCACACCCGGCAGCTTGATTTCCATTTCTTATCACCATGATGTCAGATCAATCACTCAATAGCCTGATTAGCTTACTTCGAAGGAAAGTCGCTCGCGTGTCGACGCACGGGCGCATACACGAGTGCCGATATTGAAAGATCTAACTACAGGGCCAACCGCAGACGATTCCAGAATGCAAATCGATGAAAATCGATTAGGTATGCTGGCGCTTACACTCACCCCAAATCTTGGGCCGAAACGAGTCCTTGACGCGGTCGCGCAACTGCGAATCCCCGGGCAGATTTTTGAACTGACCCTTACAGAACTTGAGGGCCTCCGCTTGCCAGCGGATGCCGCTCAGTTCATCTTTGACGGCAAAGCAAGGCGCGCAGCTGATGAGGAGTGGGGAAAGATCATTCAGTGTGGTGCCACAATTCTCACGTCTTGGTGTTCGAATTACCCCGAACGGCTGAAAGAGATTTACGATCCTCCGCCGGTGTTGTGGGTTCGTGGAGACATCGGGCTTCTCTCGCGGCCGTCGATCGGGGTTGTGGGCACCCGTCATCCCTCTCCCTATGGCACGGGTGTTGCGGAGATGTTGTCGCGCGACCTGGCCGCACATCGCCTCACGATCGTCAGCGGGATGGCTCGCGGAATCGATACCTGCGCACATAAGGGCGCACTGGTGGCTCGCACGCCAACGATTGCCGTCTGGGGAACAGGCGTTGATGTCGTTTATCCCAAAGAGAACAAAAAGCTGGCCGACGATATTCTCTCCACCGGCGGCACCATTGTGAGTGAAATGCCGATGGGGACATTCCCGGCACCGCAGAACTTTCCGCGACGCAACCGCATCATCAGCGGGTTGAGCATCGGCGTGCTGGTGGTGGAGGCCAGCGAGAACTCCGGCACGCGTGTTACAGCACGTTGCGCGGCGGAGCAGGACCGCGACATTTATGCCGTTCCGGGAAACGTGACAAACAAGAACTCCTGGACGCCTAACACACTGATAAAACAGGGTGCCAAGCTGGTGGCCAGCTGGGAAGACGTGTGGGAAGATCTGCCCTCCCAGGTTCGGCTGCAACTGGAGCAGGAGGCTGGGGTTGAATCGAAACCGGAGGCTGTCGCATCTCTCCTGCCGGACCCGATGCTGCGGCCCGAAGAGACGATTGTGCTGCTGGCGTTGCGCACTGACGAGTCTTTGCAGATCGATGAACTTCTCGAAAAGCTTGAGACACAACTGACTTCATCCGAAGTATTTACGGCTCTCTTTGAGCTTGAGATGAGCGGCCGGATACGTTCTCTTCCCGGAAAGAATTACATGCGCACCCTGTGAGTGCGGCATGTTCTGCAAAATTTTTCGAGATGGCACAAGATGCGATGAGCCGCACATTTCAGAAAGCTTGCACGTCACCAGGCGAGCGCTACAAGGCCAGGAAAAGTCGATCGGGAGTGGAAACAAAGACGCCTTCCGTGTTAGCTTGCAAATCTTGCGGCCCATTATTAGTGGGAAAGTCAGGCGAGTCTGCCATCTGGCAATTTGCCTGCGAAGATTTTTCTACTCACGCACGCACAACAGAAAGACTTCAATCCGAGTCCAACAGCCCGGATGGAGTACAGTAGTACGGAATCAAGGATGGCAATGAGCAAATCACTAGTGATCGTCGAATCCCCTGCAAAGGCAAAGACGATCGAAAAATATTTAGGCAAGGGCTTTGAGGTCCGCGCGTCGATCGGGCACATCATGGATCTGCCCAAGAATGACATTGGCGTGGAGCTGAAGAATCGCACGTTTATACCCGAGCTGGTGGTCTCTCCCGGCAAGGAAAAGATTGTCGATCAATTAAAGAAGGCGGGCCTGAAGGCCGACGAAATCTTTCTGGCGCCTGACCCTGACCGCGAAGGCGAAGCAATCGCTGCGCATCTTGCCATTCAGCTCGGCACAAGCGCCAAAGAGCGAAGCAAGATTCGCCGCGTAACCTTTAATGAGATCACCAAAAAGGCTGTGCAGGAAGCATTCAAGCATGCCCGTGACATTGACGCGAATCTGGTTGATGCGCAGCAGACTCGCCGCGTGCTTGATCGGCTGGTCGGTTATCAAATTTCACCGCTTCTCTGGGATAAGGTTCGACGCGGACTTTCTGCGGGTCGCGTGCAGACGGTTGCAGTGCGGCTGATTGTGGAACGCGAACGGGAAATCGCGGGATTCAAACCGGTTGAATATTGGACGCTTGAAGCGCAGCTACATCCGGAGGGGCAGGCCGATAAGAGTTTCAAAGCGAAGTTCGTCGGCATCGACGGCGAACCGGCTCGCGTGGCGAATGGGACGGACAAAGAAGGCAAGGATCAGTTCATAGCGGGAGCGCTCCCCGACAAAAAGTCGATGGACGCTGCCCTGGGCGCGCTTGAAAAGGCGGCATGGACGCTTGCATTGGTGGAATATCGCGAGCAACGACGCCGGCCGCTGGCTCCATTTATTACCAGCCAGCTGCAACGCGATGCTGCCAGCAAACTGGGCTTTAACGTGCGCCGCACGATGGGCGTGGCGCAGCGGCTGTATGAAGGCATGGATATTGGCGACGAGGGTACAACCGGTCTGATCACCTACATGCGTACCGATTCGCCGCGTGTTTCTCCTGACGCTATCGAAGGCGCTCGTGCATGGATCGGCAAGGTTTTGGGCAAGCAGTATTTGCCTGAATCGTCGAACGTGTACAAGGGCAAGAAGGATGCGCAGGATGCGCACGAGGCGATTCGTCCTACAGATGCTTCGCGTACGCCGGAGTCGATTGCAAAGTATCTGAGCGACGAGCAACTGAAGCTTTACACGTTGATCTGGAAACGGTTCATTGCTTCGCAGATGGTGCCTGCGGTCTATGACATCACTACCGCGAAGGTCGAAGCGAAATCCTCCGTAGATCACAAGACATATGAGTTCCGACTCAGCGGATCGGTTCTGCGGTTCGACGGTTTCCTTAAGGTGTACGAGGTTTCGGAAGAGAAGAAGGCAGACGACGAAGAGAACGCGCTGGCAAACAAATTGCCAAGCCTCGATAACGTCAAGAATCTTGATCTCGACAAGCTGTTTCCGGAAGAGCACTATACGGAGCCGCCGCCACGATACAACGAAGCTTCTCTGGTGAAGGAACTGGAAGAGCGGGGCATCGGGCGTCCGTCGACGTATGCGTCGATCATCAATACCATTCAGGATCGCGAATACGTGGTGAAGCACGGCGGTTCGCGGGGACGTTTTTACCCCACCGAGATAGGCGTGGTGGTTTGCGACCTGCTTGTGGAGAGCTTTCCGTACATCTTCGACACCACGTACACGGCGAAGCTGGAAGAAGAGCTGGACGATATCGAAGAAGGCAAAGAGAAGTGGACCGACCTGTTGAACGGGTTCTATGACCACTTCGAAGACGAGTTGAAAGACGCGGGTAAGACTATGCGCGACATCAAGCGCATGGAGAGGCCGACCGATGAAAAGTGCGAGAAGTGCGGAAGCCCGCTGGTTGTGAAGTGGGGCAAGTTCGGCAGCTTCTTCGCATGTTCGAACTTCACCCGGAAAAAGCCGGTGACGGTGGCGATGGGCCCGTGGAAGAAGGACTCTAAGGCGGTCATCAAGAAGATCACAAAAGCGCTGCATTTTCCAATGACGGTGCAGGCGACGGTTGAGGATGCGTCGGTGTATTCGAAGGAAGTTGCCGATGTGAAGGAACTGACGGCCGCAGTTGCAGAGGCTGTGGATGAGTCGGCGGCCAAGGGCAAGAAGGTTTTTGTCGAGCAAGTGAGTTGCGATTTTACAAAAGAAAACATTGCAGACAAGCCGGACATGAATACTCCCGAGGCGCAGGAAGCTGGGGATGCCGAGGAGTATTGCGAGAACTGTGGACGCGTGATGGTGTTGCGGCGCGGCCCCTTCGGTCCTTTCATGAGCTGTCCCGGGTACAACGAAGATCCGCCTTGCAAGACAATTCGTAAGCTGAGCCAGAAGCAGCAGCAGAAACCACCGGAGCCGACAGGAGAGGCCTGCCCGGTTTGCGGTCGGCCGCTGGTTTTGAGACAGGGAGCCTACGGGGAATTCGTTTCGTGCTCCGGATATCCGTCGTGTAAATACGTGAAGCAGAATCTGATCGAAGGGATGAAGTGCCCGAAGTGCGGGGTGGGCGATATCGCCGAGCGCAAGGCGCGCCGCGGCAACATCTTCTGGGGCTGCACCAACTATCCCAAGTGCGACTTCACTTCGAACTACAAGCCTGTCCCGACAAAATGCCCGGAATGCGGAAGCCCGTACCTCGTGGAGAAGACGCTCAAAAACGGTATTTTCCTGGAATGTCCCAACAAGAAGAAGAGTCCTGAAGAAGAGGCCAAGCCGAAGAAGGGCGGGAAGAAATCGGCACAGCCTGAGCCGGGTGCAGCAATTGTCTGCCACTACTCAAAACGCATTGGCGACGCCCCGCCTCCGCCAACAGCCGAGACACATGGTCCGATTGCGGAAAGGCCTGAGGCTAAGAAGGAACTGCAGTCCGCCTGATCCACCCGCAATTTGTCTCCCACGATGGTGACGCGCTAATCTGTGCGCGTCACTTCACCCACCTGAACCGCTAGCTGGCGGCGAGTCTCAACGTAATCCGTTAATATTGCCAGCGGAGAACACCTGCTCATGGAACGCATGCTCGCAACACCTGCCGATGCTGAAATTATTCTCAAACTGTACCAACTGCGGACCGAAACGTTGATGCGCGAGGCGCGTGCCTGGATGACGGGGGAGTTCTGGCCGAACACTCCGGAAGAGTTTTTTGCCGTAGCCCAGAATCCAGCCGATCCGCATAACGCCTTCTTCCGCCAGGTGGTCACGTATTGGGAGATGGGGGCGGCGATGGTGCTGCACGGTGCGGTGTCAGCGGAACTGTTTGTTGACTGCAATGCGGAAGGGTTCTTCATCCTCGCGAAGTTCTCTCATATGCTCGAGGCCATTCGCGAGAAGATGCCGACATTTATGAATAAGACTTCGGAACTGGTCAACCGGTTTACGGCCGCCGCCGCGCGCTATGAGGCGGTCTTGAAGAACGTTGAGGCACGCCGTCGCGCCCTTACCGCCAAGTAAAGAATGCAGTTGAGGTCGTTCATCCCGCCAAATCGGGTTCAGGACTTGGCTTGTCTAAGATGTGTCGTGTGGAGCATGATGGGAGCCGGTAGATTATCGCACCCCATGGAGGTCAAAAAAGTGAAACGCATCATCGCAATGCTGGTAGCAGTAGTCTCGTTTGCCGCTATCGCGGCCAACGCAGCTGATTCCAAAACTATCAACGGCTGGATTTCCGACTCGATGTGCGGCGCCAAGCACGCAGGTTCCGGTGCAGAATGCGTCAAGAAGTGCATCTCCGGTGGCATGTCCCCGGTGTTTGTCGACGAGGGAAAGAAGCAGGTTTGGACTATCGATAACCCCGATTCCGTGAAGAGCTTCTACGGCGACCATGTAACCGTGAAGGCGACTGCCGACGCAGATAAAAAGAGTGTTCATATCGACTCGATCGAGGCGGCAAAGTAGTCGTCTTCAGGTCCGGCAACTCATGCCAGGCAACAAATGAGAGTCAGGAGCATTCGTGCTCTCTGACTCTCTTCAGTGTTGGGAAAGCCTTGCATTGACGCTCGTCGAGCATCTCAGGGCATAATTGAATCCCTACTCTCAATTCCGTGACACTCGCCACCGCGTTCAATCTCTGTTACTGTTCTAACGGTTAATGTTCGCTGACGCTCGGAAGAGACGCGGCGCACTCCGGTGGGAAAGATCATGGCAAAAGCAGTCTGGAACGGCCAAGTGATTGCCGAAAGCGATACGACGGAAATCGTTGAGGGAAACGTGTACTTTCCGGAGAACAGCCTCAAGCGGGAGTTCTTCCGCCCGAGTAGCACAACTTCAACATGCCCATGGAAGGGGCAGGCACGCTATCTGAGTCTTTACATCGACGGGCAAGATAATCCGGACGCTGCCTGGTACTATCCAGACCCTAAGCCGGCGGCTCGTAAGATCAAAGGATTCGTAGCTTTCTGGCGTGGAGTTGAAGTAGAAAAGTAAGTAATAAATCCTCCAATTTTCAGGAGTATGGATGCAGGTTCGTGGGGCATTTTTCGCGCCGTTCCTGGCGTTGACTCTCGTTGCCTGTGCTCACAAGCAATTCACACCAACGAGTGTGTCGGCAGCACCGACGTTGCAGGGGGATCCCTCTCACCCGGGGATCACAAGGGGCTGGGTGGACACCAAGCTCTATTTTGGACTCGGATTGATCGACCGTCCGGAACAGGGCGTGAGCGAAGCGGACTGGCGCGGATTTCTGGATCGCGAAGTCACGCCGCGTTTTCCAAATGGACTTAGCGTGCTCGACGTCTACGGGCAATGGCAAGGGAAGAACCAAAAAACGCCCGAGCGACTGCGGTCAAAGATGCTGATTATCGATTACCCGGATACGCCGGAAAACCGCGCCAAGATCGAAGCCATTCGCGCAGCCTGGAAGCAGAAGACTGGAGACCAGTCTGTGATGCGGGTGACGGAGCCGGCCGACGTTTCGTTCTAAGCTCAGCCAGAGTCCCGGAGTGCACTGGCGTCATTCACCTGCCGTTTGCGGCAGCTTGGACAGACCTTGTATTGCTCCCCGACGACCTGGGGCATTTACGAGAGATGCGCGAAACTCTACCGCTGCATCTGACGGGCGGTGCTGTTCAAGAAGCAGTTCTCCGAGTTGTTCGCGCGCGGGGACGATAGGTCCGGGGGTGGCGGGCGATTTCTCCATCGCATCCTCTTCGTCCGCAGCGGTCCGCATGAGATCTTCTGCCTGTTTTGGTCTGGCATTTGCCTGGGCTGCCCAGGCGGTTACTTCCACGCGCAAGATGCGGACCTGCGTAGCCCAGTACTCACTTCCAGCGTTATGCAATTGATCTTCATACCTCTGTAGGTCAGTGAGCTCCTTCCTTACGTCAGTTGTATGTTGGTTGCGGGTGCGGCCGATCCCTTTCGACCATACGGCAATTGCGGCGACATCTGGCGGAGAACCCGGAATCGGATCGATCCTCGCAGCTTCGTCCCAATGGCGTTGCTCGACGGCGAAGCGCACGGGCATGGCAGTTGCGGCATAGCTTGCTTTAAAGTCGCCAGAGCCGAGGTTCTTCATGCTCTCAAGATGGTCGAGAACTTTGCGAGCGTCGTCGTACCGACCGAGCTGCAAGTATGCGTAGACGAGGTAATCCATGGAGTGGAGCTCTTCACCGGTATCGCCCTGTTCGCGAGCAGCCTTTCCGGCGGCCAGATTCGATGCGATGGAATCCTGCCAGATGCCAAGGCGCGTAAAGATGTGCGATGGCATATGAAGGGCGTGCGGAGCGGAGGGCGCAATCTTCGCGTACTTTCGCGCGGCAGCCAAGCCCCGTGGCGCGAGTTCGCTGCTGTCACAGGCATGAATGATGTAATGCGTGATCCCGGGATGCTCCGGGTAGGTGCGGTCCAGCGGTTCGAGGATGGCAAGCGCCTTTTTCTGCCGCGCGTGAGTTTTATCTGTCAGGTCAGCATTCGAAATCAGGGCTAGGGCGTAGAACACCTGCGCCTCCACGTCGTCGTGATTGTCGTGGGCGAGGGTCGCCATTGCTTCCTCATACTTGTGATCGCGCGCAGAGAAGGGAAGCGAATCGGCATCTTTGAAGATGAGGGAAAGCGCTTGAATGTAACCCCCTTCGCGAGCGTTGGATGATCCGAGCGATTGCGCGGTTTTGATTTCCTGGTTGGCATTTGCAAGGCAGGTGGGCGCGACTTCAGGTCCCCATAGCTGGTGGAAGCAACTCATCGCCACTCCCCAATGGGCGATCGCGCAGTGGGGATCGGTGACAGCAACTTTCTGAAAAGACGCGCCTGCCGCAGAGTATGCGAACGAGTGAAGGAGCGCAATACTGCGATTGAACTCGTCCTGCGCTGCTGGCGTGCAGGAGATGGGGAATGATACTTTTCCCAGTTTTTCCGGCGCGGGATGGTCGTGCATCTCCTGCGCTTGGATACCGGTAAAAGCGAATACCAGAATTAGAATCAGTTTGCAGGAATCAAGCAGAGCGGGCCTCCATGGTGCTTTCACGTAGATTCCTATCAGACGGCAGGTGTGTTACTCAAATGATC
It encodes:
- the topA gene encoding type I DNA topoisomerase, producing the protein MSKSLVIVESPAKAKTIEKYLGKGFEVRASIGHIMDLPKNDIGVELKNRTFIPELVVSPGKEKIVDQLKKAGLKADEIFLAPDPDREGEAIAAHLAIQLGTSAKERSKIRRVTFNEITKKAVQEAFKHARDIDANLVDAQQTRRVLDRLVGYQISPLLWDKVRRGLSAGRVQTVAVRLIVEREREIAGFKPVEYWTLEAQLHPEGQADKSFKAKFVGIDGEPARVANGTDKEGKDQFIAGALPDKKSMDAALGALEKAAWTLALVEYREQRRRPLAPFITSQLQRDAASKLGFNVRRTMGVAQRLYEGMDIGDEGTTGLITYMRTDSPRVSPDAIEGARAWIGKVLGKQYLPESSNVYKGKKDAQDAHEAIRPTDASRTPESIAKYLSDEQLKLYTLIWKRFIASQMVPAVYDITTAKVEAKSSVDHKTYEFRLSGSVLRFDGFLKVYEVSEEKKADDEENALANKLPSLDNVKNLDLDKLFPEEHYTEPPPRYNEASLVKELEERGIGRPSTYASIINTIQDREYVVKHGGSRGRFYPTEIGVVVCDLLVESFPYIFDTTYTAKLEEELDDIEEGKEKWTDLLNGFYDHFEDELKDAGKTMRDIKRMERPTDEKCEKCGSPLVVKWGKFGSFFACSNFTRKKPVTVAMGPWKKDSKAVIKKITKALHFPMTVQATVEDASVYSKEVADVKELTAAVAEAVDESAAKGKKVFVEQVSCDFTKENIADKPDMNTPEAQEAGDAEEYCENCGRVMVLRRGPFGPFMSCPGYNEDPPCKTIRKLSQKQQQKPPEPTGEACPVCGRPLVLRQGAYGEFVSCSGYPSCKYVKQNLIEGMKCPKCGVGDIAERKARRGNIFWGCTNYPKCDFTSNYKPVPTKCPECGSPYLVEKTLKNGIFLECPNKKKSPEEEAKPKKGGKKSAQPEPGAAIVCHYSKRIGDAPPPPTAETHGPIAERPEAKKELQSA
- a CDS encoding DUF427 domain-containing protein — its product is MAKAVWNGQVIAESDTTEIVEGNVYFPENSLKREFFRPSSTTSTCPWKGQARYLSLYIDGQDNPDAAWYYPDPKPAARKIKGFVAFWRGVEVEK
- a CDS encoding DUF3574 domain-containing protein, producing the protein MQVRGAFFAPFLALTLVACAHKQFTPTSVSAAPTLQGDPSHPGITRGWVDTKLYFGLGLIDRPEQGVSEADWRGFLDREVTPRFPNGLSVLDVYGQWQGKNQKTPERLRSKMLIIDYPDTPENRAKIEAIRAAWKQKTGDQSVMRVTEPADVSF